In Nissabacter sp. SGAir0207, the genomic stretch TGCTCCGGCATAGAAGTGGGCAGCGTTGCCCACTGCTTTTTTATCCTGCAAACAGTGTAGGGCGCGCGCTGGGCAAGGGCCGAGCACTTTATTGATGAAGGTGGGTAAGTGGTGGCTGGCTCAAGGTTTTAACCACTGAAAATCGCAGTCGCAACAATTTATAAACAATTTCGCTGTCTGTTTTCACCCCAGCCCGGCAATTTCGGGCCTTTCTCAGAGTAACCGCATTGACGCTCCAGAACAGGATGGTTAACGTGCGGGCATAAATCACTATAAGGAGTCGGGGATGCTTACACTACGCCAGGTTCACCATATCGCCATCATCAGCAGCAACTACCAGATCAGCAAGCAGTTCTACTGCAACGTGCTGGGTTTCAGCCTGTTGAGCGAGTTCTACCGTGAGGAGCGCGACTCCTGGAAAGCCGATCTGGCCCTCAATGGCGCCTACACCATCGAACTGTTCTCTTTCCCGTCGCCGCCGCCGCGCCCCAGCCGCCCGGAGTCTTGTGGCCTGCGCCACCTGGCCTTCAGTGTGGATAACATCCACGAGGCGATCGAGGCGTTGGAGGCGGACGGTGTCGAGTGCGAGCCGGTACGCATCGATCCGCTGACCGGCCAGCGCTTCACCTTCTTCAGCGATCCTGACGGCCTGCCGCTGGAGCTGTATGAGAGCCGACCGGCCAAGGCAGAATCGATCAAGCCGGACTTGCCTGCCAGCGCCTGAGTGGGTAACGTGCGCATCATGAAAAAGTAAGGCGCAGGATCTACCCGCCACATGAATGATGTCACACTGCTCTCACACCTTGACGCCCAACTGGGCGATCACCCGGCCTGCTGCGTCGCCTTCAGCGGCGGGCTGGACTCCACCGTCCTGCTGCACCTGCTGGTCAGCTTACGCGACGCCGGGCGGGATCTGCCGCTGCGGGCGGTGCATATCCACCACGGCCTGAGCCGCCATGCCGACGAGTGGGTCGCCCACTGTGAATCGCTGTGCGCCGCGTGGCAGGTGCCGCTGACGGTGCGCCGCGTCCAGGTGGATGGGCGCGGTGGCATTGAGGCGGCGGCCCGCGAGGCGCGCTATCAGGCACTGGCTGAGGCATTGCAAATTGGCGAGACGCTGCTGACCGCCCAACACCTTGATGACCAGTGCGAAACCCTGCTGCTGGCGCTGAAGCGCGGCAGCGGCCCCGCTGGCCTCTCCGCGATGAAATCTGCCACCGCCTTCCACGGCCAGGTGCTGCTGCGCCCGCTGCTGGATGTCTCCCGTCAGGAGCTGGAGGGGTACGCGGCCGCACAGGGATTGGCGTGGATTGATGATGACAGCAATCAGGATAATCGCTTCGACCGTAACTTCCTGCGCCGCCAGGTATTGCCGGTGCTGCACCAGCGCTGGCCGCACTTTGCCGCCGCCGCCAGCCGCAGCGCCGCGCTCTGCGCTGAGCAGGAGTCGTTGCTGGATGAGTTGCTGGAGGAGACGCTGGCGGGCCTGCTGGATGCGGAAGGCTCACTGGCGATTGAAGCGCTGCGGCCGATGTCCGAGGCCAAGCGGGCGGCCCTGTTGCGCCGCTGGATGGCGCGGCACGGCTTGCCGATGCCAGCGCGCGAGCAGATTGGCCGCCTGTGGCGTGAGGTAGCGGAGAGCCGCGCCGATGCGGAGCCGCAACTGCAACTGGGCGCGGGATCGGTGCGCCGTTTCCGCCAGCGCCTCTACCTGCTGCCGCCTTTGCAGCCGGTGGAGGAGCACGTACTGGCATGGCAGCCGCCGGAGCCACTGGCACTGCCAGATGGCCTTGGCCAGCTGGTGGTCGGTGAGGATTTCAGTGCCGCCAAGGCGCGTTGGGTGCGTCGCGCCCGGCCGGATGAGCCAGTGACGGTGCGCTTTCGCGCCGAAGGCACCTTCCACATTATGGGCCGGCCGCACTCGCGCCAGATCAAAAAGCTGTGGCAGGAGTTGGCAATCCCACCCTGGGCGCGCACCCGTACTCCCCTGATTTTCTATGGCGAACAGTTGATCGCCGCCCCCGGCATTTTTATCACCCGAGAGGGGGCTGCAAGCGCTGGCCAGCCTGGCTGGGGCATTGAGTGGCAAAAAGAGGCATAACCATGAGAGAAGCAATGAGAACGGCGATCCTGCTGGCGCTACTGGGTGGGCTGGCGTGCCAGACGGCAATGGCGGCGGGCAGCGCGGCGGCGGGCAAAGAGAAGGCCGCCCCCTGTATGGCCTGCCACGGGCTGGATGGCAAGGGCACCGCGCCCATCTACCCCAATCTGGCTGGGCAGCAACCGGCCTATCTGGAGGGGGCGCTGCACGCCTATAAAAATGGCGACCGCAGTGCCGGGCAGGCGGGCATCATGAATGCCTATACTTCTGACCTGTCGGATCAGGATATCGCGGATCTGGCGGCTTACTATTCTGCGCAAAAGCCCTGATGTCTGCGCAAACGCCCTGACGGCAGACATAAAAACGGGCAGCCAGGCTGCCCGTCGGTGTGGCGGCGTACGCGCCGCTGCATCAATCGATGCTGACTTCAACCGTCCCCAGTTCCGGGTGGCTGAAACTGGCAATATGGTCCAGCCGCAGCTCCCTCGCATGGCCGGCCTCCTCAATCACCAGATACTCCACGCGCTTGCGTGAAATCAGATCGCTTGCCTTGCCTTCCACAATCTCTCCGCTACGCAGCTTCAGCGTCAATACAAAGTGCTTCTGACAGGCGAGCTCAAGATTATCGTAGTCATCACAATTGATGGGTTGATACTCATCATTCATCGACATAATCGCTCACCAATAAGTTAGCGGCGGCAAAGGCCGCCTGGTCCCTGACGGAAGACGGAAGCGTCGGATTGGCCGCCACTTCGTCCAATGCTTGCAACACACAGCCCAGCGCATCGGGCACATAACCAAGATCGCCACTGCCGATCTCAGCGTAGAAACGGCGTACTAACTCACAGTATTGTCGCACAATAACCTCCCCTAAGAGCCTATCCCGATAGGATGCGCACGGAAGATGCACCTACGAAGATAAACTCTCATTATCTAACGACTATAGCACAGGCGCCGCAAGGAGTTCAGCGCCCCGTTTTGCCTTTCTCGGATCATCAGGCGTTTAGCCGCTGTCCGGGGTGGCTGGCCGTCACCCTGCGCTTTCAAGTACACTGTCGCCCTACACGTGAGAGGTGAACATGGCGCTGAAGGCCACAATTTATAAAGCGGCGGTTAACATTGCCGATATGGATCGTAATTTTTTTGATGATGCTAACCTGACCATTGCCCAGCATCCCTCCGAAACCGAGCAGCGCATGATGCTGCGCCTGCTGGCCTGGATCTGCCATGCCGATGAGCGGCTGCACTTTACCCGTGGCCTGAGCGCCGAGGGGGAGCCGGAACTGTGGCGGCGCAATGACCACAATGGGCTGGAGCTGTGGATTGAGCTGGGGTTGCCGGATGAGAAGCGGCTGAAAAAAGCCTGCAACCAGTCGGCGGACGTGGTGCTTTACGCCTACGGCGAACGGGCCGCTGGCGTCTGGTGGTCACAGATGGCGGAGAAGGCGCGCGCGCTGCGCAACTTGCGGGTGCGTTTTCTGGATGACGCCCAGATGGCGCAACTGGCCGCGCTGGCAAATCGCAATATGACCCTGCAGGCGACGTTGCAGGAGGGGGCGATCTGGCTCTCAGATGCAACCTCCAGCCTCGAGATCCACTTCGACGAGTGGCAGCAGGTGGAGTAGGGTGGCACTCATTATCTCCAACAGCGTCACGCTGCCCGAGAGCGAGATTGAGCTGACCGCCATCCGCGCCCAAGGGGCGGGCGGCCAGCACGTCAACAAGACCTCGACGGCGATCCATCTGCGTTTTGACATCCGCGCCTCCAGCCTGCCGCCGTTCTACCAAGAGCGGCTGCTGGCGATGAGTCACCACCTCATTACCGCCGAAGGGGTGGTGATCATCAAATCGCAGGAGCACCGCAGCCAGGAGATGAACCGCGAGGCGGCGCTCAACCGGCTGGTGGCGCTGATCCGCGAGGCGGTAAAAGTGGAAAAAGCGCGGCGACCGACGCGACCGACCAAAGCCTCCAACCAGCGACGGCTGGAGGGCAAAAGCCGCAAGGCTTCCACCAAGGCCCTGCGCGGCAAAGTGCGCTAAGGGATTCAACGGGAACATGGACACAGTAGGAGAGTCGCTGTGAAAAAGATCACCCTTGCACTGCTGTTTTCGCTGGGGGCGTTGGCGCTGATTGGCTGCCACCACGCCTCCCGGCCACAGGAACTGACGCTGCAACCGATGGAGCAGAGCTATCAGGGCGTCATACCCTGTGCGGATTGCAGTGGCATTGAGACCTCACTGTTCCTGATGGAGGATGGCACCTACATCCTGCAGGAGCACTATCAGGGGCGCGAGACGGCACCACGCGCCAGCTACGGCCAGTGGGCGCGCACCGCGGACAAGCTGGTGCTGACGGCGGCTGATGGCGACAAGCGCTACTTCCGCGCCCATGAAGAGAGTCTGGAGATGCTCAAGCGCGACGGGACACCGATTGTCTCCACGCTCAACTATACCCTGCACTCAGTGGAGCAGCCGTTGCCCACGACGCCGATGGCGATGCACGGCCTCTACCACCAGCAGGCGGGAAGCGCCACCTTCCAGGATTGTGCCACCGGCAAGCGCTACCCAGTGGCGACCAGCGGCCTGATGGCGCAGGCGCTGCACCGGTTGCAGGGCCGGCCAGAGGAGGAGCCGGTCTTCCTGACGCTTGAGGGGCACTACAGCCAACCGGGCGGCGAGCAGGCAGAGCGCACGCTGGTGCCAGACAGCACACCGCAGGCCCATCCCGGCCAGCAGTGTGACTGACCGCCGGACGCAGGCATAAAAAAACGCCCCATTGGGGCGTTTTTTTATGGCCAAAGACAGCGGGCTTAGCGCGGGATCTGGCTGAGCAGGAATGCCACCATGTCGGCGGTTTTCAGCATCTGCTTCTCACCGGAGCGGCGGTTTTTGTACTCCACCTCTTCGCTGTCCAGATTGCGATCGCCAATCACGATGGTGTGCGGCACGCCAATCAGCTCCATGTCCGCGAACATCACGCCCGGACGCTCTTTACGGTCGTCCAGCAGCACGTCCACGCCCTGCGCGCGCAGGGTGTGGTACAGCTCTTCCGCCACCTCTTTCACGCGGAAAGATTTGTGCATGTTCATCGGCAGGATAGCGACCTGGAACGGTGCGATGGCGTCCGGCCAGATGATGCCGCGCTCATCGTGGTTCTGCTCAATCGCCGCGGCGACCACGCGGGTCACGCCGATGCCGTAGCAGCCCATGGTCATGACCTGATTGCGGCCATCTTCACCCTGTACGGTGGCGTTCATCGCCTCGGAGTACTTGGTGCCGAGCTGGAAGATGTGGCCCACTTCAATGCCACGCTTGATCAGCAGGGTACCCTGGCCGTCCGGGCTGATGTCACCCTCTTTGACGTTACGGATGTCCGCCACTTGCGGCAGCGCCAGGTCACGCTCCCAGTTGATGCCGAACAGGTGCTTGCCGTCACGGTTGGCACCGGCGCTGAAGTCGCTCATCACCGCCACTGCGCGGTCAGCCACGACCGGCACCGACAGATTGACCGGGCCGAGGGAGCCAGGGCCAGCGCCGACCAGTTCACGGATCTCCGCTTCGGTAGCGAAGGTCAGCGGTACGGCAACCAGCGCCACTTTCTCTGCCTTCACTTCGTTCAGCTCGTGGTCACCACGTACCAGCAGGGCCACCAGCTTGTGGCCGCTCTCTTCACGGGCGTGCACCAGCAGGGTCTTGATGGTCTTCTCAATCGGCTGGTCGAACTGCTCAACCAGCTCGGCGATGGTTTTGGCGTTCGGCGTATCCACTTCACGCAGCGCTTCAGACGGCGCATCACGCTCGGCTTTCGGCGCGACCGCTTCCGCCAGCTCAATGTTGGCCGCGTAGTCAGAACCGGTGGCGAAGACGATGTCATCTTCACCGCTGGAGGCCAGCACCTGGAACTCGTGGGAGGCGCTGCCACCGATGGAGCCGGTATCCGCCTGTACCGCACGGAAGTCGAGGCCCATGCGGGTGAAGATTTTGCTGTACGCGGCGTACATCGCGTCGTAGGTCTCTTGCAGGGAGTCCTGAGTAGTGTGGAAGGAGTAGGCATCCTTCATCAGGAACTCGCGCGAGCGCATCACGCCAAAGCGCGGGCGCACTTCATCACGGAATTTGGTCTGGATCTGGAAGAAGTTCAGCGGCAGCTGCTTGTAGGAGCTGATCTCGTTACGGATCAGATCCGTAATCACTTCCTCATGCGTCGGGCCGAGCACGAACGGGCGATCGCCGCGATCGACAAGGCGCAGCAGCTCGGGGCCATACTGCTCCCAACGGCCGCTCTCCTGCCACAGGTCGGCTGGCTGCACCACCGGCATCGAGACTTCAATCGCGTTGGCGTTGTTCATCTCTTCGCGCACGATGTTTTCAACTTTTTTCAGGACGCGCAGGCCAGTCGGCAACCAGGTATACAACCCGGAAGCGAGTTTACGAATCATCCCGGCGCGCAGCATCAGCTGGTGGCTGATCACCTCTGCGTCGGCGGGGGTCTCCTTCAGGGTGGAGAGCAGGTATTGAGTTGTACGCATGATGTAGTGGTTCCAAGTAGAACAGCTAATTGCATCAGACTGCCGCAGTGGCAGCCAAAATATGAAAAGTCACTTAGTTTACCAGCGGCGGTGGGCCGCCAAAAGAGAAGGGCGAGAAAATTACACCCGCGTGAGGGAGAGCACTTCCGTTTCCCCCTCGCGTACCCGCCAGCGCACGTTGAATGCCAGCAGGTGAACCGCATACTCGCGCTCTTCACTGTCACCCTTGCGGTAGGCCGGGCGCGGGTCTTGCGCCAACACCTGGCTGATGAAGCGGCGCAACTGCGGGTAATCGCGGTTTTCCGCCAGCAGCTGGCGTTCTGCCTCGTCAGAGAAGCGCACCGGCATGTCGGCGGGCGGCGCATCCTGCGCGAAGCCAGCGCGCGCCTGCGGATGGCTCTCGGCAAACGGCAGATAGGGTTTGATGTCAACGACCGGCGTGCCATCCACCAGATCCAGACTGCCCAGCTCCAGAATCACCTCGCTGCCCTGTTGGCGGATGCCCTTCAGCGCAATCAATGACATGCCGAGTGGGTTAGGGCGGAAAGTGGAGCGGGTGGCGAACACCCCCATCCGCGCATTGCCGCCGAGCCGCGGCGGACGAACCGTCGGCCGCCAGCCGCCCTCCATGGTCTGGTGGAAGATAAACATCACCCAGACATGGCTGAACGCCTCAAGGCCGCGCACGGCTTCCGGCTGGTTGTAGGGCGGGAGCAGCACCAGCTCGCCGTTGCCATCTTCCACCAGTCCCGGCTGGCGCGGCACGGCAAACTTCTCTTTATAGGGGGAGCGGATGACGCCAATTTGCTGGAAGCTAAAGTCGGTCATTTAAAGGTGACGTCCAGTGCAGAGCCTTGGCAGACCGCCTGCTGGTAGCAGCCCGCCACATTACTGACCACCTCACACTTGTGCAGCAGCACGGCGTTGGCCTTCAGGCCCGCAGCGCGCACCTGCATCTTTTTGCGGGCGGCGGCCAGGCTTGGCGCGGCATCCTGGGCGGTGGCCTGACAGGATTCGCCGGTGACGGTGCCCAGATCGCGGAACGGGTGGGCGACCAGCTCTTCTGCGCTGCTATAGAGTTTGGCCGGTGCGGCAACATGCGGGGCCGCTGGCTTCGGCTTGGCCGGTTTCGGGTCAGAGAAAATAGGCTTGTTGGTGGAGGAGGGCTGGGTTTGGGTGGCCGAGCATCCTGCGAGCAGTAACGCCAACAAGCAGAGAGGTAAAGCACGCATGGGAGTTCCTCTGCTAAAAAAAGTGGCGTTATTGAAACAATCTGACGTGCAAATAACAAGACGGGCCGTAGCCCGTCTCAGAGATATATTGTTAAAAATCGAAAATTGCCGGATTACCAGCCCTTCACCGCGCCACCGTTGAAGATCTTGTTGGCGGCCTGATCAACGTCATCAGACTGGTAGGCCTGAACGAATTTCTTCACGTTCTCAGCATCCTTGTTGTCTTCACGGGAGACCAGCATGTTGACGTACGGGGAGTCTTTGTCTTCCACGAAGATGCCATCTTTCGCCGGCGTCAGGCCAATCTGGCTGGCGTAGGTGGTGTTGATGATGGCCAGCGCGATCTGCTGGTCATCCAAAGAGCGCGGCAGTTGCGGCGCTTCCAGCTCAACCAGCTTCAGGTTTTTCGGGTTGTCCACCACGTCCAGCACGGTCGGCAGCAGGCCCACGCCCTCTTTCAGCTTGATCAGGCCCTGTTTCTGCAACAGCAGCAGGGAGCGGCCCAGGTTGGTCGGGTCGTTTGGCAGGGCGATCTGCGAACCATCTTGCAGCTCAGACAGGGATTTGATCTTCTTGGAGTAGCCCGCAATCGGGTAGACAAAGGTATTGCCAACCGAAACCAGCTTGTAACCACGCTCTTTGATCTGCTGGTCCAGGTAAGGCTTGTGCTGGAAGGCGTTCAGGTCGATATCGCCCTTGCTCAGCGCTTCGTTCGGCAGCACGTAGTCGTTGAAGGTCACCAGCTCAACGTCCAGGCCATACTTCTCTTTCGCCACTTTGGCCGCTACTTCAGCCACTTGCTGTTCCGCGCCGACAATCACGCCCACTTTGATGTGGTTCGGATCTTTCTCTTCCTGGCCGCAACCCGCCAGCGCCAGAGAACCCAGAAGCGCACCCACTACCGCGAGAGATTTGAATTTAAACGCCATACCCTTTTCCTCTATAGACGGATATTAATTATGCGCCCCGCGGGGCGCTATTATGAAGACCGTTATTTATGTGTGACTGCCTTGACGATGCGGTCACCGGCGAACTGGATCAGATAGACCAGTACCACCAACAGAATCAGCACCGTGTTCATGACGGTAGCATCATAGCCGATATAGCCATACTGGTATCCAATCTGGCCAAGGCCACCGGCACCGACCGCACCGCCCATCGCCGAGTAGCCCACCAGGGTAATCAGCGTAATGGTGGCAGCGTTCACCAGACCGGGCAGCGCTTCCGGCAACAGGATCTTCTTGATGATCTGCAGCGGGGTGGCGCCCATGGCGCGCGACGCTTCAATCAGACCGGTAGGGATCTCCAGCAGCGCGTTCTCCACCATACGGGCGATGAAGGGCGCGGCACCCACGGTCAGCGGCACAATCGCCGCTTGCAGGCCAATGGAGGTGCCGACGATGATGCGCGTGAACGGGATCATCCACACCAGCAGGATAATAAAGGGAATCGAACGGAAAATGTTAACCAGCGCCGACAGCAGGCGATAGAGCTTGGCGTTCTCGCTGATCTGCCCAGGACGGCTGATATAAAGCAGCACGCCCACCGGCAGGCCAATCACAAAGCCAAAGAAGCCGGAGACGAAGGTCATCATCATCGTCTCCCAGACGCCACGGCCCAGCAGCCACATCATTGCCTCAGACATAACCCAGCACCTCTACTTTCACATGATGCTCCTTCAGGAACGTAATGGCCGCCGCGGTTGCTGCGCTGTCGCCATGCAGTTCGGTCAGCATGATGCCGAACTTCACGCCGCCAGCATAATCCATCTGGGCACTGATAATGTTGTTATTGATATTGAAACGGCGCACGGCCTCAGAGAGCAGCGGCGCATCCACGGATTGGCCGGTGAACTCCAGACGCAGCAGGGGCACACGGCCCTCCGCTGGCTCCGCGACCATCCGTTCGGCATAGTCGTCCGGGATATCCAGATGCAGCGTGGACTGGATGAAGGCTTGCGCCAGCGGGGTTTTCGGGTGGGAGAAGAGTTCGCTCACCTTATCCTGCTCAATCAGCTTGCCGCCGCTGATCACTGCCACCTGATCACAGATGCGCTTCACCACATCCATCTCATGGGTGATCAACAGGATGGTCAGACCCAGACGGCGGTTGATGTCTTTCAACAGCTCCAGAATGGCGCGGGTGGTAGCCGGGTCCAGGGCGCTGGTGGCTTCGTCACACAGCAGCACCTTTGGGTTGCTGGCCAGCGCACGGGCAATCGCTACGCGCTGTTTCTGGCCGCCAGAGAGGTTGGCCGGGTAAGCGTCATGCTTGTCCGCCAGCCCAACCAGCTCCAGCAGTTCGCTGACGCGACGCTTGATGTCCGCCGCGGGGGTGTTGTCCAGCTCCAGCGGCAGTGCCACGTTGCCAAACACGGTGCGCGAGGAGAGCAGGTTGAAGTGCTGGAAGATCATGCCGATCTGGCGGCGTGCGCGCACCAGCTGGCTGGCCGAAAGGGTGGTCAGATCCGTGCCGTCCACCAGAACTTTCCCGCTGGTGGGGCGCTCCAGCAGGTTTACACAACGGATAAGGGTACTCTTACCGGCGCCGGAGGCCCCGATAACCCCATAGATTTGTCCGGCAGGGACGTGCAGCGACACGTCAGAGAGCGCGTGAATGGCGCGCGAACCCTGCTGAAACACTTTAGTAATATTAGAAAGTCTGATCATGTTCTTCTTATATTGTCGCGGTTGCCTGTGGCTTGATGGAACATCACCCCTGACGGCAGGCGCCGGAGTATGGTGCGGATGGTAAGGTGTCTAGACGTCCAAGTCAACGCGATTGCCGTTGCTGCCCCTCTCACCCCCCGGAAAAACGTGCGATACTGATCAGGTTTTTCAGCCATCAGGAGCAAAGACGTGGCAAACAAAGTTCCCGCAATTTTTCTCGACCGTGACGGTACATTAAATGTCGATCATGGTTACGTTCATGAGATCGATGATTTCCAATTTATTGATGGCGTCATTGAAGCCTGTCAGGCACTCAAAAAGATGGGCTATGCCCTCATCGTCGTTACCAACCAATCTGGCATTGCGCGTGGCCTCTTTACTGAAGATCAGTTTATGACGCTGACAGAGTGGATGGACTGGTCGCTGGCTGACCGGGATGTCGATCTCGACGGTATCTACTTCTGCCCGCACCACCCAGAAGCGCAAGTAGAGGCTTACCGTCAAACCTGCGATTGCCGTAAACCGCAGCCGGGTATGCTGCTGGCCGCGCAACAGGAGCTGGAGATTGATATGGCCGCTTCTTATATGGTGGGCGACAAATTGGAAGACATGCAGGCGGGTCTGGCCGCTGGTGTCGGTACTAAAGTGCTGGTCAGAAGCGGCAAGCCGGTCACCGCAGAAGGGGAGAGCAGTGCGGATTGGGTGCTGAATAGCCTTGCTGAGCTGCCAGAAGCCATCAAAAAGCGGAAAAACTAGACGCTTCGCTCAAAAAATAGACGAACGAAATAAAAGTGATGATTTTCGCTTGTCATTCCGAACCGGCTCCCTATAATGCGCCTCCATCGACACGGCGCAAGTGATTCACTTCACGAAGCGACCGGAGCGAAAGAGAAAAAACTTCTGAAAAAAGAGGTTGACTCTGAAAGAGGAAAGTGTAATATACGCCACCTCGAGTTAGCAAGCGAAAGCGCGTAACTCACTGCTCTTTAACAATTTATCAGACAATCTGTGTGGGCACTCACAAGACGATATCAAGCATCCTCGGATGCACAAAATATTAAGTCTTGAAGAGTGACTAACTGAAGTAAAATTCAAACAGTAACCTTTGAGCATCGCTACCTTGTGTAGCACATCAAGCTTTTAATTGAAGAGTTTGATCATGGCTCAGATTGAACGCTGGCGGCAGGCCTAACACATGCAAGTCGAGCGGCAGCGGAAAGTAGCTTGCTACTTTGCCGGCGAGCGGCGGACGGGTGAGTAATGTCTGGGGATCTGCCTGATGGAGGGGGATAACTACTGGAAACGGTAGCTAATACCGCATAACGTCGCAAGACCAAAGCGGGGGACCTTCGGGCCTCGCGCCATCAGATGAACCCAGATGGGATTAGCTAGTAGGTGGGGTAATGGCTCACCTAGGCGACGATCCCTAGCTGGTCTGAGAGGATGACCAGCCACACTGGAACTGAGACACGGTCCAGACTCCTACGGGAGGCAGCAGTGGGGAATATTGCACAATGGGGGAAACCCTGATGCAGCCATGCCGCGTGTATGAAGAAGGCCTTCGGGTTGTAAAGTACTTTCAGCGAGGAGGAAGGCGGTAAGGTTAATAACCTTACCGATTGACGTTACTCGCAGAAGAAGCACCGGCTAACTCCGTGCCAGCAGCCGCGGTAATACGGAGGGTGCAAGCGTTAATCGGAATTACTGGGCGTAAAGCGCACGCAGGCGGTTTGTTAAGTCAGATGTGAAATCCCCGAGCTTAACTTGGGAACTGCATTTGAAACTGGCAAGCTAGAGTCTCGTAGAGGGGGGTAGAATTCCAGGTGTAGCGGTGAAATGCGTAGAGATCTGGAGGAATACCGG encodes the following:
- a CDS encoding methionine ABC transporter permease MetI: MSEAMMWLLGRGVWETMMMTFVSGFFGFVIGLPVGVLLYISRPGQISENAKLYRLLSALVNIFRSIPFIILLVWMIPFTRIIVGTSIGLQAAIVPLTVGAAPFIARMVENALLEIPTGLIEASRAMGATPLQIIKKILLPEALPGLVNAATITLITLVGYSAMGGAVGAGGLGQIGYQYGYIGYDATVMNTVLILLVVLVYLIQFAGDRIVKAVTHK
- the metN gene encoding methionine ABC transporter ATP-binding protein MetN; this encodes MIRLSNITKVFQQGSRAIHALSDVSLHVPAGQIYGVIGASGAGKSTLIRCVNLLERPTSGKVLVDGTDLTTLSASQLVRARRQIGMIFQHFNLLSSRTVFGNVALPLELDNTPAADIKRRVSELLELVGLADKHDAYPANLSGGQKQRVAIARALASNPKVLLCDEATSALDPATTRAILELLKDINRRLGLTILLITHEMDVVKRICDQVAVISGGKLIEQDKVSELFSHPKTPLAQAFIQSTLHLDIPDDYAERMVAEPAEGRVPLLRLEFTGQSVDAPLLSEAVRRFNINNNIISAQMDYAGGVKFGIMLTELHGDSAATAAAITFLKEHHVKVEVLGYV
- the gmhB gene encoding D-glycero-beta-D-manno-heptose 1,7-bisphosphate 7-phosphatase: MANKVPAIFLDRDGTLNVDHGYVHEIDDFQFIDGVIEACQALKKMGYALIVVTNQSGIARGLFTEDQFMTLTEWMDWSLADRDVDLDGIYFCPHHPEAQVEAYRQTCDCRKPQPGMLLAAQQELEIDMAASYMVGDKLEDMQAGLAAGVGTKVLVRSGKPVTAEGESSADWVLNSLAELPEAIKKRKN